A genome region from Trachemys scripta elegans isolate TJP31775 chromosome 2, CAS_Tse_1.0, whole genome shotgun sequence includes the following:
- the VWDE gene encoding von Willebrand factor D and EGF domain-containing protein gives MFAVHKALECYPDGHQILQSPYRNVDFDSSQLQQSAIQDLICDHSLTPGWYRFLIFDKPAEMPTKCVEMNHCGTQAPVWLSLTESESMPPPGEIKQLTACATWQFFFSTTKDCCLFRIPVSVRNCGEFFVYLLQPTQGCMGYCAEEAKPQTCDPGEVKTQGVCSSRLSPSSSPSPSPPPPTSLEIVAELVEASVYLRCTFDVPLTNSSVGFIVTWSRLASEDFKEELRQETTVQAFSLLELDGINLRLGDRIFCSSSTFFLGKTDIQSLPVESSEFFAGIKLHPESLNISEDGREYRLTIESRIPIPCSKFSQLENDCKISLKLNTIDEGKEQLGLNLALSSCDVDLLQKPCINGICSQVIVYFTAVTDFAQDGDRVTKIMVEPILSDNFLWNRYIPEGIQITIKDLPSAYCYSFTDPHIITFDGRLYDNFKTGTFVLYKSTSRDFEVHVRQWDCGSLHFPASCNCGFVAKEESDIIAFDMCSGQLHESQPHLSVKSRDITGSNIRITESYLGRKVTISFSSGAFIRADVSEWGMSVTLRAPSSDYKNTLGLCGTFDGDAENDYHTMNRKEIPKNSNAHLTFINEWRISPGDSLFDKTPGSLSSSKKTLFCSCTVEDAGLYQSVNKLDSVSQTESASSCKESENVKFLSLIPGLDVTAEYFSSVDLIRHLSRRASSHEKDSSALLSGEDQSVNQTKHHTQTLAHTAINSREDTGTEKQGSLSLGSRRNKQKYDSHLHKRQPVRNRWKRQHYYEYLSVFPFQSLSQIDLEGFTYFFPEDHIPDTHQEFFPSWPTPSGLTESSALALCKQTIANSSIGRACTALLGRRIEDTVDMCVKDLLLKDDLSWSEAGMALLENECEKRVLEEINYNTQGFQGSIEDLLLALKCPNLCSGNGQCVEWGCACFQGFSSYDCSVLSDQVPEITELENDGLCDVRQYDCTSVRAFGQGFRESPSLKCEIIKLQYSDGKWILGEPVFTPAAFQNTRTVDCQLPTDGQQSDVMDQVDDKPIVRWQIKISNDGFIYSNPKTMTLFDGACQTCEPQANGLCTLKEKTCNIDGLCYGEGDTNPTSPCLLCRPDISKLTWSVTENNEPPVLQTLQGTLQTFYGENFVYQFMASDPEGSAILFMLDSGPEGASLSPSGLLIWKAVAKSSQKLTFSLTDDCNAETKVIIEVNVKSCDCLNGGSCVTNIHFPSGSGKYLCVCLPGFEGDLCQVNFDYCKSNPCGIGRCVDGINSYYCECTPGLQGRDCQEDIDECASKPCFPGVFCFNTFGSYYCGPCPKGLHGDGEICHVETKLTSDVPSHLFAPESFEDVYDEREDDTEEMGRNEGEDYIFHEENGIADAHTDENVSGYQQSIERVPNATSFTPSPTDVVESFISVQRASSTPSTSKVKTNTPWKRNNSQITTFDQSASTRYIGHTFTAISNQLDNTGESSAVNIMTMPSFRNLSVLHDKTTMTQSEAYNPLETSKDTLLSSKMNIPSIMSRVLKGGNSHKVQHPSVKHKDSLLRSGFVGITDPPKVPGTDMESDATAVPKALICADLPCFPGVLCEPSHDGSFKCGRCPYGYYGDGVTCRAICRHACGKNMECVAPNICKCKRGYSGYNCQSAVCQPDCKNHGKCTKPNVCECPPGYSGSTCEEAHCNPLCQHGGTCLARNLCTCPYGFVGPRCETMVCNRHCENGGECFTPDVCQCKAGWYGPTCNTAVCDPVCLNGGSCTKPNVCLCSNGFFGAQCQNAVCYPPCKNGGHCMRNNVCTCPDGYTGRRCEKSICDPMCMNGGRCVGPNICSCPSGWRGKRCNTPICLQKCKNGGECIGPSMCHCLPQWEGVQCQTRVCCLMCALVVLVILESSVQRNYRYGDIMVEENQVHGLQNHAVWTKRHMKLERGFEGNNE, from the exons GTAGACTGTCTCCTTCATCATCTCcatccccatcaccaccacctcctACTTCACTTGAAATTGTGGCAGAGTTGGTTGAAGCCAGTGTTTACTTAAGGTGTACTTTTGATGTTCCTCTCACAAATAGTTCAGTGGGATTTATTGTAACTTGGTCCAGGCTTGCTTCTGAAGACTTCAAAGAAGAActgagacaagagacaacagttcAGGCATTCTCACTGTTAGAACTGGATGGCATAAACCTCAGACTCGGAGACAGG ATCTTCTGTAGCAGTTCTACTTTTTTCTTGGGAAAAACAGATATACAAAGCCTACCTGTTGAGAGCAGTGAATTTTTTGCTGGCATTAAG TTGCATCCTGAGTCACTGAATATATCAGAAGATGGAAGAGAATACAGACTGACAATAGAAAGTAGAATTCCTATTCCTTGTTCCAAATTTAGCCAACTTGAAAATGACTGCAAAATCTCATTAAAATTAAATACTATTGATGAAG GTAAAGAGCAGCTAGGCTTAAACTTGGCTCTTTCTTCTTGTGATGTGGATCTTCTTCAGAAACCCTGCATTAATGGAATCTGTAGCCAGGTTATTGTTTATTTCACTGCTGTGACAGATTTTGCTCAGGATGGAGACAGAGTTACCAAGATTATGGTGGAACCTATATTAAGTGACAATTTCCTGTGGAATCGCTACATCCCAGAAGGCATACAG ATTACAATAAAGGATCTTCCCTCTGCCTACTGCTACTCATTTACTGACCCACATATAATTACATTTGATGGCAG GTTGTACGATAATTTTAAAACGGGAACATTTGTGCTCTATAAGAGTACATCTCGGGATTTTGAAGTTCATGTGCGCCAGTGGGACTGTGGCAGCCTTCACTTCCCAGCATCATGTAACTGTGGCTTTGTTGCTAAAGAAGAAAGTGATATAATTGCATTTGACATGTGCAGCGGTCAACTACATGAGTCACAGCCACATTTATCTGTAAAGAGTAGAGACATAACGGGAAGCAATATCAGGATCACTGAATCCTATCTAGGAAGAAAAGTCACG ATCTCATTTTCTTCTGGAGCTTTCATTCGTGCCGATGTGAGTGAATGGGGAATGAGTGTGACACTCCGGGCACCCAGTTCAGATTATAAGAACACTTTAGGACTTTGCGGCACATTTGATGGAGATGCAGAGAATGACTACCACACTATGAATAGGAAAGAAATCCCAAAGAATTCTAATGCTCATCTTACTTTTATTAATGAGTGGAG AATTTCACCAGGAGACAGTTTGTTTGACAAAACACCAGGTTCTTTAAGTTCATCCAAGAAAACACTCTTCTGTAGTTGCACAGTTGAGGATGCTGGATTATATCAATCGGTGAATAAATTGGATTCTGTTTCTCAAACAGAATCTGCTTCATCTTGCAAAGAAAGTGAAAATGTTAAGTTTCTTTCTTTGATACCAGGACTGGATGTCACTGCTGAGTATTTTAGCTCTGTTGATCTTATCAGGCACTTAAGCAGACGTGCATCTTCACATGAAAAGGATTCTTCTGCTCTTCTGTCAGGAGAAGACCAGTCTGTTAATCAAACCAAACATCACACACAAACCCTAGCACATACAGCTATAAATTCAAGGGAAGACACTGGAACAGAAAAACAAGGCTCATTGAGCTTGGGAAGTagaagaaataaacagaagtATGACAGCCATCTCCACAAAAGACAGCCTGTCAGAAATAGATGGAAGCGCCAGCATTATTATGAATACCTTTCTGTATTTCCATTCCAAAGTCTCAGCCAAATAGACCTAGAAGGGTTTACCTATTTTTTTCCAGAGGACCATATCCCTGACACACACCAAGAATTTTTTCCTTCTTGGCCCACACCTTCTGGCCTCACTGAGTCCAGTGCCTTGGCactgtgcaagcaaacaatagcTAACTCCAGCATAGGAAGAGCTTGCACTGCTCTTCTTGGCAGGCGGATAGAGGATACAGTAGATATGTGTGTTAAAGATCTGTTGCTAAAGGATGATCTCAGCTGGTCAGAAGCAGGCATGGCCCTGTTAGAGAATGAATGTGAAAAGAGGGTTTTGGAAGAAATAAATTACAACACACAAGGATTTCAGGGGTCAATTGAAGACCTTCTCTTAGCATTAAAATGCCCCAATCTCTGCAGTGGTAATGGACAGTGTGTAGAATGGGGCTGTGCCTGTTTTCAAGGCTTTAGTTCCTATGACTGCAGTGTGTTGTCTG ATCAGGTTCCAGAAATTACAGAGCTGGAGAATGATGGATTGTGTGATGTTCGACAGTATGACTGTACATCTGTGAGAGCTTTTGGCCAAGGATTCAGGGAGTCACCCAGTCTGAAATGTGAAATTATCAAACTACAG TACAGCGATGGTAAATGGATCCTGGGAGAACCTGTGTTTACGCCGGCTGCCTTCCAAAACACCAGAACTGTTGATTGCCAACTGCCGACTGATGGTCAGCAATCTGATGTCATGGATCAGGTTGACGATAAACCTATTGTGAGGTGGCAAATCAAG ATTTCTAATGATGGATTCATTTATAGCAACCCTAAAACAATGACATTATTTGATGGAGCTTGTCAAACATGTGAACCACAGGCAAATGGGTTATGTACATTAAAG GAGAAAACATGCAACATAGATGGCCTCTGTTATGGGGAAGGAGATACAAATCCCACCAGCCCATGCTTACTCTGCAGACCTGACATCTCAAAGTTAACTTGGTCAGTTACTGAAA ACAATGAGCCTCCTGTGCTTCAAACTTTGCAAGGCACACTACAGACATTTTATGGGGAAAATTTTGTGTACCAGTTTATGGCATCAGATCCAGAAGGCTCTGCCATCCTTTTTATGTTGGACTCTGGTCCTGAAGGTGCCAGCCTTTCCCCTTCTGGCCTCCTTATATGGAAAGCTGTGGCAAAGAGTTCAcagaaattgacattttctttGACAGATGATTGCAATGCTGAGACTAAAGTAATAATAGAG gtCAATGTGAAATCGTGTGATTGTTTAAATGGTGGGTCATGTGTGACAAATATACATTTCCCATCTGGAAGTGGAAAAtacctgtgtgtctgtctgcctggTTTCGAAGGTGACCTCTGTCAAGTGAATTTTGATTATTGTAAATCTAATCCCTGTGGTATTGGCAGATGTGTTGATGGGATAAACAGCTACTACTGTGAATGCACACCTGGGCTACAgg GTAGAGACTGCCAAGAAGATATTGATGAATGTGCATCCAAGCCTTGCTTCCCTGGAGTATTTTGCTTCAATACTTTTGGTTCCTATTATTGTGGTCCATGCCCAAAAGGTCTACATGGAGATGGGGAGATATGCCAtg TTGAAACAAAATTGACAAGTGATGTTCCCTCACATCTTTTTGCTCCAGAAAGCTTTGAAGATGTTTATGATGAAAGAGAGGATGACACTGAAGAAATGGGAAGGAATGAGGGTGAAGATTACATTTTTCATGAAGAAAATGGAATTGCTGATGCACATACTGATGAGAATGTATCTG GTTATCAACAGTCCATTGAGAGAGTTCCTAATGCCACAAGCTTTACTCCGAGTCCTACAGATGTTGTTGAAAGTTTTATTTCTGTGCAAAGAGCCAGCAGCACCCCCTCAACCTCCAAAGTGAAAACAAACACACCGTGGAAGCGAAATAATTCTCAAATAACCACTTTTGACCAGTCTGCGAGTACCAGATATATTGGCCATACCTTCACTGCCATCAGTAACCAGCTAGATAACACAGGAGAAAGCTCTGCTGTAAACATTATGACAATGCCATCTTTTAGGAATCTTTCAGTATTACACGATAAGACAACAATGACACAATCTGAGGCCTACAATCCTTTAGAGACTAGCAAGGACACATTGCTTAGCAGCAAAATGAACATACCCTCCATAATGAGCAGAGTATTAAAAGGAGGAAATAGTCACAAAGTTCAACACCCATCAGTCAAGCATAAGGATAGTCTTTTACGGTCTGGTTTTGTTGGAATCACTGACCCACCAAAAGTGCCTGGCACAGATATGGAATCAGATGCAACAGCAGTGCCTAAGGCATTAATTTGTGCTGATTTACCTTGTTTTCCTGGAGTTCTCTGTGAACCAAGCCATGATGGAAGTTTCAAATGCGGTCGTTGTCCATATGGTTATTATGGAGATGGTGTCACTTGCAGAG CAATATGTAGGCATGCATGTGGTAAAAACATGGAGTGCGTGGCACCCAATATTTGCAAATGCAAACGTGGCTACTCTGGTTATAACTGTCAGAGTG CTGTATGTCAACCTGACTGTAAAAACCATGGCAAATGCACGAAGCCCAATGTCTGTGAATGTCCCCCAGGATACAGTGGATCAACCTGTGAGGAAG CACATTGTAACCCACTGTGTCAACATGGAGGCACATGCTTGGCCAGAAATCTCTGCACCTGCCCTTATGGTTTTGTGGGACCCAGGTGTGAAACAA TGGTTTGCAACAGACACTGTGAAAATGGTGGTGAATGTTTCACTCCAGATGTCTGCCAGTGTAAAGCTGGCTGGTATGGACCTACATGCAATACAG CGGTGTGTGACCCCGTATGCCTCAATGGTGGCTCCTGTACTAAGCCAAATGTTTGCCTCTGTTCAAATGGATTCTTTGGTGCCCAGTGTCAGAATg CTGTTTGCTACCCTCCCTGTAAGAATGGTGGCCACTGCATGAGAAATAATGTGTGCACCTGTCCTGATGGGTACACTGGCAGAAGATGTGAAAAAA GTATCTGTGACCCAATGTGCATGAATGGAGGCAGATGTGTGGGGCCAAACATTTGCTCTTGCCCCTCAGGGTGGAGAGGAAAACGATGTAATACTC cTATTTGTCTTCAGAAATGTAAGAACGGCGGAGAATGTATCGGACCAAGCATGTGTCATTGCCTGCCACAGTGGGAAGGGGTTCAGTGTCAAACAC GTGTGTGCTGCCTAATGTGTGCTCTTGTCGTCCTGGTTATACTGGAGTCATCTGTGCAAAGAAACTACAG GTACGGAGACATCATGGTTGAAGAAAATCAAGTACATGGATTACAAAACCATGCTGTATGGACTAAGAGGCACATGAAACTAGAAAGAGGCTTTGAAGGCAATAATGAATGA